One genomic window of Vespula pensylvanica isolate Volc-1 chromosome 12, ASM1446617v1, whole genome shotgun sequence includes the following:
- the LOC122633262 gene encoding anaphase-promoting complex subunit 15-like isoform X1: MSIVPLWPSLRPRITDPLWFDADSPVDEESEVTALEAEHQAWREHVRVQGYDHIPIGKTVSDFRGSEEEEEEEEEEEGDGEEEEESDTHEEEEEELDEIDMEVSYPHQPQRSSPTDTVTDPVSIRVVNSVNAHTPRYT; encoded by the exons ATGTCGATTGTTCCACTCTGGCCGAGTTTACGGCCAAGAATAACGGATCCTTTGTGGTTCGATGCTGACAGTCCCGTTGACGAGGAATCTGAAGTAACTGCTTTAGAAGCTGAACATCAAGCATGG AGAGAACATGTCCGTGTACAAGGATACGACCATATACCGATCGGGAAAACAGTTAGTGAC TTTAGAGGAtcggaggaagaggaagaggaggaagaagaggaggagggtgacggggaggaagaggaagagtcGGACACccatgaagaagaagaggaagaattaGATGAAATAGACATGGAAGTTAGCTACCCTCATCAACCTCAAAGATCTAGTCCAACGGACACAGTGACAGATCCAGTGTCCATCAGAGTGGTCAACAGTGTCAATGCGCATACTCCTCGTTATACTTAA
- the LOC122633262 gene encoding anaphase-promoting complex subunit 15-like isoform X2, translating to MSIVPLWPSLRPRITDPLWFDADSPVDEESEVTALEAEHQAWFRGSEEEEEEEEEEEGDGEEEEESDTHEEEEEELDEIDMEVSYPHQPQRSSPTDTVTDPVSIRVVNSVNAHTPRYT from the exons ATGTCGATTGTTCCACTCTGGCCGAGTTTACGGCCAAGAATAACGGATCCTTTGTGGTTCGATGCTGACAGTCCCGTTGACGAGGAATCTGAAGTAACTGCTTTAGAAGCTGAACATCAAGCATGG TTTAGAGGAtcggaggaagaggaagaggaggaagaagaggaggagggtgacggggaggaagaggaagagtcGGACACccatgaagaagaagaggaagaattaGATGAAATAGACATGGAAGTTAGCTACCCTCATCAACCTCAAAGATCTAGTCCAACGGACACAGTGACAGATCCAGTGTCCATCAGAGTGGTCAACAGTGTCAATGCGCATACTCCTCGTTATACTTAA
- the LOC122633590 gene encoding high affinity copper uptake protein 1-like produces the protein MNFSHAAHMSHENMDHGSMSHAGMDHANMDHANMNHAGMDHMASGHQHSSAAATGGCSNMGMHGMSMAFHGGYCETVLFESWKISSIGSLIGSMIGIIIMATLYEGLKYYREYLFWKTYSSLQYRSVTMPQEKNVVAEDNRVVQ, from the exons atgaatttctctcATGCAGCTCATATGTCTCATGAAAATATGGATCATGGGAGTATGAGCCACGCTGGTATGGATCATGCAAATATGGACCATGCAAATATGAATCATGCTGGTATGGATCACATGGCTAGCGGTCATCAGCACAGCTCAGCAGCTGCTACGGGTGGTTGCAGTAATATGGGAATGCATGGTATGTCG ATGGCTTTTCATGGCGGCTACTGCGAGACTGTACTATTTGAATCTTGGAAAATATCGTCGATCGGTAGTCTCATCGGTTCCATGATTGGTATAATAATTATGGCTACCCTTTACGAGGGTTTAAAGTATTACCGGGAATATCTTTTCTGGAAGACATATAGTTCCTTACAATATAGAAGCGTTACGATGCCTCAAGAGAAGAATGTTGTCGCTGAAGATAATAGAGTTGTCCAGTGA
- the LOC122633261 gene encoding ras-related protein Rab-9A isoform X1: protein MSGNNTMTTDTFRSGNIHNRNSQRSTLLKVVILGDGGVGKSCLMNRFVSNHFDEHNFYTIGVEFLNKDIEINGESYTLQIWDTAGQERFKTLRTPFYRGSDICLLTYAVDDRTSFKNLALWRSEFLYYADVEEASTFPFIVVGNKVDVLESEKQVTTEEARAWCAENGDPPLVETSAKDATNVEAAFAAAVAAWARLEARLEHPLVEDTVDLSKQLSPQRSSCCMPVSGAEFLPSEKEVTKGSTKNYCETEPGVECHEDQH from the exons atgTCTGGGAACAATACAATGACAACAGACACGTTCAGAAGTGGGAACATACATAATCGTAATTCACAAAGATCTACACTTTTAAAAGTAGTGATTTTGGGTGACGGCGGAGTGGGAAAATCTTGTCTTATGAACAGATTTGTATCGAATCATTTTGATGAACATAATTTTTACACTATCGGAGtagaatttttaaacaaagatATAGAAATCAATGGTGAATCCTATACTTTACAAATATGGGACACAGCAGGGCAAGAACGATTTAAAACATTAAGAACTCCATTTTATAGAGGTTCAGATATTTGTCTTTTAACTTATGCCGTTGATGATAGAACAAGTTTTAAAAATTTGGCTCTCTGGAGATcagaatttctttattatgcGGATGTTGAAGAAGCATCTACCTTTCCATTTATAGTTGTGGGAAATAAG GTGGATGTTTTGGAATCTGAAAAACAAGTAACAACAGAAGAAGCCAGAGCATGGTGTGCAGAAAATGGAGATCCACCATTAGTCGAAACATCTGCAAAGGATGCAACAAATGTAGAAGCAGCGTTTGCAGCTGCTGTTGCTGCATGGGCACGACTGGAGGCTAGATTAGAACATCCGTTAGTAGAAGATACCGTCGACCTTTCTAAACAGCTCTCTCCTCAACGTTCCAGTTGCTGTATGCCTGTCTCCGGTGCTGA ATTTCTTCCATCCGAAAAGGAAGTAACCAAGGGTAGCACCAAAAACTACTGCGAAACAGAGCCAGGTGTTGAATGTCATGAAGATCAGcattaa
- the LOC122633261 gene encoding ras-related protein Rab-9A isoform X2 codes for MSGNNTMTTDTFRSGNIHNRNSQRSTLLKVVILGDGGVGKSCLMNRFVSNHFDEHNFYTIGVEFLNKDIEINGESYTLQIWDTAGQERFKTLRTPFYRGSDICLLTYAVDDRTSFKNLALWRSEFLYYADVEEASTFPFIVVGNKVDVLESEKQVTTEEARAWCAENGDPPLVETSAKDATNVEAAFAAAVAAWARLEARLEHPLVEDTVDLSKQLSPQRSSCCMPVSGAESNKII; via the exons atgTCTGGGAACAATACAATGACAACAGACACGTTCAGAAGTGGGAACATACATAATCGTAATTCACAAAGATCTACACTTTTAAAAGTAGTGATTTTGGGTGACGGCGGAGTGGGAAAATCTTGTCTTATGAACAGATTTGTATCGAATCATTTTGATGAACATAATTTTTACACTATCGGAGtagaatttttaaacaaagatATAGAAATCAATGGTGAATCCTATACTTTACAAATATGGGACACAGCAGGGCAAGAACGATTTAAAACATTAAGAACTCCATTTTATAGAGGTTCAGATATTTGTCTTTTAACTTATGCCGTTGATGATAGAACAAGTTTTAAAAATTTGGCTCTCTGGAGATcagaatttctttattatgcGGATGTTGAAGAAGCATCTACCTTTCCATTTATAGTTGTGGGAAATAAG GTGGATGTTTTGGAATCTGAAAAACAAGTAACAACAGAAGAAGCCAGAGCATGGTGTGCAGAAAATGGAGATCCACCATTAGTCGAAACATCTGCAAAGGATGCAACAAATGTAGAAGCAGCGTTTGCAGCTGCTGTTGCTGCATGGGCACGACTGGAGGCTAGATTAGAACATCCGTTAGTAGAAGATACCGTCGACCTTTCTAAACAGCTCTCTCCTCAACGTTCCAGTTGCTGTATGCCTGTCTCCGGTGCTGA gtctaacaaaataatttga
- the LOC122633261 gene encoding ras-related protein Rab-9A isoform X3, with product MSGNNTMTTDTFRSGNIHNRNSQRSTLLKVVILGDGGVGKSCLMNRFVSNHFDEHNFYTIGVEFLNKDIEINGESYTLQIWDTAGQERFKTLRTPFYRGSDICLLTYAVDDRTSFKNLALWRSEFLYYADVEEASTFPFIVVGNKVDVLESEKQVTTEEARAWCAENGDPPLVETSAKDATNVEAAFAAAVAAWARLEARLEHPLVEDTVDLSKQLSPQRSSCCMPVSGAE from the exons atgTCTGGGAACAATACAATGACAACAGACACGTTCAGAAGTGGGAACATACATAATCGTAATTCACAAAGATCTACACTTTTAAAAGTAGTGATTTTGGGTGACGGCGGAGTGGGAAAATCTTGTCTTATGAACAGATTTGTATCGAATCATTTTGATGAACATAATTTTTACACTATCGGAGtagaatttttaaacaaagatATAGAAATCAATGGTGAATCCTATACTTTACAAATATGGGACACAGCAGGGCAAGAACGATTTAAAACATTAAGAACTCCATTTTATAGAGGTTCAGATATTTGTCTTTTAACTTATGCCGTTGATGATAGAACAAGTTTTAAAAATTTGGCTCTCTGGAGATcagaatttctttattatgcGGATGTTGAAGAAGCATCTACCTTTCCATTTATAGTTGTGGGAAATAAG GTGGATGTTTTGGAATCTGAAAAACAAGTAACAACAGAAGAAGCCAGAGCATGGTGTGCAGAAAATGGAGATCCACCATTAGTCGAAACATCTGCAAAGGATGCAACAAATGTAGAAGCAGCGTTTGCAGCTGCTGTTGCTGCATGGGCACGACTGGAGGCTAGATTAGAACATCCGTTAGTAGAAGATACCGTCGACCTTTCTAAACAGCTCTCTCCTCAACGTTCCAGTTGCTGTATGCCTGTCTCCGGTGCTGAGTAG